In Penaeus chinensis breed Huanghai No. 1 chromosome 41, ASM1920278v2, whole genome shotgun sequence, the genomic window attattatcattactatccttataatcatgataatagcaataatgattatcattattgttgttattattataattattattattattactattattattatcattattattgttatcaatattattattattgttattatcattattatcattatcatcattattatcgttatcattattgcctttattattattatctttattatgatcattatttttttattagcattgttgttattattatagttatgattataattattaatttcactattgtggttatgattgttattatcgttatcattgttgttgctattgttattattattgttattattactattattattattacaaatgatattattcttttcttcttttttctcttcttcttcttataatgatagataataataataatagccacaacaacaagagtaacaataataataatactaataatagtaataatgataatgataataataattattattatttttattattattgttattattattattattattattattgtcactattataattataattattattattattttttattattattatcctataattatgatttctatttcattatcaatattattattatcattattattactattattattatcattagcattagcattattattattaactattatcattattattattattattattattatcattatcattattattattattattattttaattgcttttaccttaaaaatttaatgataataaataattaatggcaatgataatgataatgatgatgctgatgataataacaataataataataataataataatagtaaattaataataataataataataataatgataataatagtcatgatagtaataataataataataatgataatgataataataacaatgataataatgataataatagtgacaataataataataataataataataataataataatgataataataatattaataataataataataataataataataataataataataataataataataataataataaaaataaatgcagtagtaataataatgatgataatgataatgatagtgataataatgatacactagtaataataataatgataataattacggcatcaacagtaataataatgataacaataaaagtacaataaaagcaattacgataaaaatgatgagcataaccagtaacaacaacatgataaacatggtattaataacaataataatcaaaatagtgataatgatataaataattatgatggtaataataataataataataataataataataataataataaagataataataataatgataatgataataacaataataataataaaattgattataacaattataacagcaacaacaacaacaacaacagcaataataataataatgataataataataataataataataataataataataataataataataataatgataataataataacaataataataataataataataataataataataataacaatataataataataataataataataataataataataataatacaaataataataataaataaataaataaataaataaataacaatgataatagtaatataaataatgatgataataacgataataataaaagtgataataatgatgattataataattatgataacagtaataacagtgataatactaataatgataataataatgataagagtaattacaacaataataataatgaaaataataagagtaataacaatgataataatgatgagagtaattaaacgataaaaatactggtggtaataatagtaatgatttttgataaaagcaatgaaaacagtaaaaataataataacaatgataataaaaatgataatgatgataattgtattgatagcagtaatgataatgattaacgataaaaaaaatagtaatgataataataatagtaatcgtaattacattgataatgataataataataataataataatatcaataataatagtaatagtaataataataataataataataataataataataataataataacaataataataataacaatagaaatagtaataataatgataatgataataataacattgataataataaaatgctgatgataacagtattgatagtagtaaaataagaaataacgataataatgacattgagaataaggttaactataataataataataaaaaataggaatggtgattatgatgatgataatgatagtgaagttaatgatgataatgacgatgatgaagatgatgtaataataataataatgataataatagtattagtagtattaatgatgatgataatcataatggtaatgataataatgatgatgatgataacgatagtaacagtgatgataataatagtattaggggcactaatgataataatagtagtaattatgataatgataatgttaatgataatgttaatgataatgataatgataatgatattgacagtggTACTAACAATCATAAggacaacaataacgatagtaatgatagtgataataatattaataataataagcataattgttATGTATAGCAGTCTGCGGTTATGCGTTATTCTTGCTTCCTCGCGTCTTTTGTCTTTAGTAATGTGCCTGGTCTCTCTGTCGACGCGATTCCCGATCTTCTAATGTAACGTGAAATTAATTTGAACTAAGTTCGTGTCTCATTTttcgtgatgataatggtaatgataataggaatgataataacaaaaatgattttgaatgaagatgataatcagaAATGTAGTAAATTAGAAATATATGACCCAGACACTAACAGATGCTGTATGAATGTATAGTTTCCCCTCTTCATTAGCAAAGGTTAGACATTGAAAGTAAAATGTGTAATGCACTTGTTTATACCAGTCATAAAAATCAGCAATGTGACCATTTTTTTCACGAGCAAAATAatctttttttaatgtaaatatagtTTTTGAGCAGAATAACTACAAAATTAACCTGAAATTCATTCAATTCCAACTTcgtgcagcacacacacacacacacgaacacacacgcacacagatatatatatatatatatatatatatatatatatatatatatatatatatatacatatatgtatgtatatatatatatatatatattatatatatatatattatatatatatatatatatatatatatatatatatatatgtgtgtgtgtgtgtgtgtgtgtgtgttttatatatatgtatatatacatatatatatatatatatatatatatatatacatacacacacaaacacacacacacacacacacacacacacacacacacacacacacacacatatatatatatatatatatatatatatatatatatatatatatgtgtgtgtgtgtgtgtgtgtgtgtgtgtgtgtttgtgtgtgtgtgtgcacacacacacacacacacacacacacacacacacatatatatatatatatatatatatatatatatatatatatacatatatatatacatatataaatatatatatatatatatatatatatatatatatatgtatatatatatgtgtgtgtgtgtgtgtgtgtgtgtgtgtgtgtgtgtgtgtgtgtgtgtgtgtgtgcatgtgtgtgtgtgtgtgtgtgtgtttatatatatatatatatatatatatatatatatatatatatatatatacatatatacacatgtgtgtgtgtgcaagtgtatatatatatatatatatatatatatatatatatatatatatatgtatatatatatatatatatatatacttatacatacatataaccataaaaatatgcatacataatcacacacacacacacacacacacacacacacacacacacacacacacacacacacacacacacacacacacacacacacacaaacacacatatacatacatatacatacataaaggtgtatatatacacatatatatgtatacacacatagtccTGGCTATTGACGTTAAACTGCATCCAGGCAGAGTGCTGTGGTCGTCTGTGAAATTAGAAAGCCCAAACTAACTTCTATAAAATGCAGACAAGTGACTGTAAAGCACTTTTGTGACTGGCGGGTGTCGGCACCATAAAACCGAGCGGGTCCCTGCTGCCTTGTAGGGGTTGCTTTTTCTGTTTTAGGTAAAGGCTAGGAGAGTTAACTCCAAAATCAAATTCAACTCACTGCCTTGTGAGTAGGTCTTGGGTGACCAAAGGCTAGGCCCACCGCTGAAACTTAGGGCTGGTGTCAGGAAGAGCATTCGACCATAAAAACCGCTGCTACAACAATCATGCTTGCGTATACACAAGTCCGGAATAATGCTAGGGGGTTCCCCTTAAGCGAAGGGCGCCCAAGAACCCCAGGCTGATGCGAGAAATGGACAAGGGGTACCACGACAACCGCGTTCGTGGAACTCAAGTTCGCCAGCTGGAACGTAGGATCCATGACTGGCCGAGGAAGAGAGATAACATAAGTCTGCAAGGAAAGAAACATCGACATCCTCTGTGTGCAGGAAACCAAATGGAGTAGAAAGAGATACAAGATCTATTACAGTGGGAAAAGGGGGTTGGAATAATTTTGAGCCCAAAGTATAAGGAAGGAGTCATCGAGGTGGAATGTGTGTCAGACAGACTGATGAAGATGAAACTGGTGATAGTCGGCGAGCTCTTAAACAGTGTTTCAGCTTAAGCACCACAGACAGgagagacaaatgaagaaaaggaaatgtccATGGAGAACTTTGAGCGAATAATACATGACATACCAGGAAGTGAGAAGGTCCTTGTGGGAGCTGATTTCACCGGACATGTAGGCAAAAGATCAGATGGGTACCAAAGAGTACATGTTGGTAAAGGGTATGCCCAGAggaacacagagggagagagagtcctAGAATGTGCCGAAAGCCTTGACATGGCATTTGTCAATACCTTCTACCAAAAGAAAGATGAACATCTCATCACATACAAGAGTGGGCAACATGCCACACAGATTGACTACATGATGATAAGAAGAGCGGACATGAAGAGTGTCAGGAATTGTAAGGCCATTCCAGGAGAGGCAGTTGTGATACAGTAAAGACTCCTATGTGTGGTGCTCAAGATCAgacaagagaagaaacgaaagccAAAAACACAGAAACGGATCAAGATCTGGAAACTGAAAGGAGACAAGATCATAGAGTTTCAGGAAAAGGTGAGATAAAAGCAAGTaccagaaacagagacagcgcAAGAAAACTGGCAGTCCATGAAAAGTGCCCTACTGGAAGCAGCAGAAGAGGTATGTGGTACCACCAAAGGAGGACGGTACCAAGGAAGGGAGACGTGTTGGAGCACAGAAGTGCAAGAAGCTATTAGAAGGAAAAAGGTAACCTTCAAGGCATGGCAGAGGGATAGAGATGAAGACCAAGGAGGAGGCTTGGAGGGAATGGTATCAGAAGATAGAaaacaaggaaggggagaggataataTACAAACTGGCAAAGCGAAGAGCACAAAGTAGACAGGACGGGGGAGAGGTATCTGTGATAAAGGACAAAAATGGAGTCTGACTGACAGATGAAAATGAGAtcaaggaaagatggagggagtacTTTAGCAACCTTCTGAATGTGGAAAACGAGTGGGACTCACTCCAGGATTGCCCACCGGTTGAAGGCCCCTTGCCTGATATAAAcgagaaggaagtagaagaagcaatgaagaaaatgaagagcggGAGTGCAACAGGGTGCTCTGGACAACCAGTGGACCTGCTAAAACACCTAGGCAGGGAGGGAATCCAGATGGTCACGTCACTCTTTCAGAAAGTATAGGACGAAGAGAAGATCTCAGTAGAATGGGAACTAAGTGAACTAGTTACCATTTACAAGAGGAAAGGGGACCCACTGGACTGCGGGAACTTCAGGGGCATCAAGCTCCTAGAACATGCTGTGAAGATACTGGAGAAGGTAATAGAGGGAAGGTTACGTGGAGTGGTATCGGTAAACGATATGTAGTTTGGCTTTAGCCCAGGTAGGGGAACGATGGATGCTGCCTATATTATAAAGCAATTATAAAACAGGAAAAGCATCTCGAAGCGAACAGGGACTTATATTACACTTTCGTGGACCTGGAGAAGGCGTACGACCAGGTCCCTAGACACCCTGGACAGCAA contains:
- the LOC125047577 gene encoding uncharacterized protein LOC125047577; amino-acid sequence: MREMDKGYHDNRVRGTQVRQLEPPQTGETNEEKEMSMENFERIIHDIPGSEKVLVGADFTGHVGKRSDGYQRVHVGKGYAQRNTEGERVLECAESLDMAFVNTFYQKKDEHLITYKSGQHATQIDYMMIRRADMKSVRNCKAIPGEAVVIQ